A genomic stretch from Theropithecus gelada isolate Dixy chromosome 2, Tgel_1.0, whole genome shotgun sequence includes:
- the XIRP1 gene encoding xin actin-binding repeat-containing protein 1 isoform X2, with protein sequence MADAQTQVAPTPTMRMATAEDLPLPPPPALDDLPLPPPKESFSKFHQQRQASELRRLYRHIHPELRKNLAEAVAEDLAEVLGSEEPTEGDVQCMRWIFENWRLDAIGDHERPAAKEPVPGGDVQATSRKFEEGSFANSTDQEPTRPQPSGGDVRAARWLFETKPLDELTGQAKELEATVREPAASGDVQGTRMLFETRPLDRLGSRPSLQEQSPLELRSEIQELKGDVKKTVKLFQTEPLCAIQDAEGAIHEVKAACREEIQSNAVRSARWLFETRPLDAINQDPSQVRVIRGISLEEGSRPDVSATRWIFETQPLDAIREILVDEKDFQPSPDLIPPGPDVQQQRHLFETRALDTLKGDEEAGAEAPPKEEVVPGDVRSTLWLFETKPLDAFRDKVQVGHLQRVDPQDGEGHLSSDNSSALPFSQSAPQRDGLKGDVKTFKNLFETLPLDSIGQGEVLAHGSPSREEGTDSAGQTQGIGSPVYAMQDSKGRLHALTSVSREQIVGGDVQGYRWMFETQPLAQLGRSPSTIDVVRGITRQEVVAGDVGTARWLFETQPLEMIHQREQQERQKEEGKNQGDPQPAAPSKGDVQTIRWLFETCPMSELAEKQGSEVTDPTAKAEAQSCTWMFKPQPVDRPVGSREQHLQVSQVPAGERQTDRHVFETEPLQASGRPCGRGPVRYCSRVEIPSGQVSRQKEVFQALEAGKKEEQQSRVIAGSIPAGSVHKFTWLFENCPMGSLAAESIRGGNLLEEQPMSPSGNRMQESQETAAEGTLRTLHATPGILHHGGILMEARGPGELCLAKYVLSGTGQGLPYIRKEELVSGELPRIIRQVLRRPDVDQQGLLVQEDPTGQLQLKPLRLPTPGSSGSIEDMDPELQQLLACGLRASVARTGLVMQETEQGLVALTAYSLQPRLTSKASERSSVQLLASCIDKGDLSGLHSLRWEPPADPSPVPASEGGQSLPPAESIIHVPPLDPSMGMGHLRASGQAIPCPPQSIGKAVPLAGEAAAPAQLQNTEKQEDSHSGQKGVAVLGKSEGATTTSPGPGAPDLLAAMQSLRMATAEAQSLHQQVLNKHKQGPTPAATSNPIQDGLRKAGATQSNIRPGGGIDPRIPAAPRKLL encoded by the exons ATGGCCGACGCCCAGACACAGGTGGCCCCCACACCAACCATGAGGATGGCAACTGCAGAGGacctgcccctccctccacccccagccctggatgacctgccactgccaccacccaAGGAGTCCTTCTCCAAGTTCCACCAGCAGCGGCAAGCTAGTGAACTCCGCCGCCTCTACAGGCACATCCACCCTGAGCTCCGCAAGAATCTGGCCGAGGCTGTGGCCGAGGATCTGGCCGAGGTCCTGGGCTCTGAGGAACCCACTGAGGGTGACGTTCAGTGCATGCGATGGATCTTTGAGAACTGGCGACTGGATGCCATTGGAGATCACGAGAGGCCAGCTGCCAAGGAGCCTGTGCCGGGTGGTGACGTCCAGGCCACCTCCCGCAAGTTTGAGGAAGGCTCCTTTGCCAACAGCACAGACCAGGAGCCAACCAGGCCCCAGCCAAGTGGAGGGGACGTTCGTGCAGCCCGCTGGCTATTTGAGACAAAGCCACTGGATGAGCTGACAGGGCAGGCCAAGGAACTGGAGGCCACTGTGAGGGAACCTGCAGCCAGCGGAGATGTGCAGGGTACCAGGATGCTCTTTGAGACACGGCCGCTGGACCGCCTGGGCTCCCGCCCCTCCCTGCAGGAGCAGAGCCCCTTGGAACTGCGCTCAGAGATCCAGGAGCTGAAGGGTGATGTGAAAAAGACAGTGAAGCTCTTCCAAACGGAGCCCCTGTGTGCCATCCAGGATGCAGAGGGTGCCATCCATGAGGTCAAGGCCGCATGCCGGGAGGAGATCCAAAGCAACGCGGTGAGGTCTGCCCGCTGGCTCTTTGAGACCCGGCCTCTGGACGCCATCAACCAGGACCCCAGCCAGGTGCGGGTGATCCGGGGGATTTCCCTGGAGGAGGGGTCCCGGCCCGATGTCAGTGCAACTCGCTGGATCTTTGAGACACAGCCCCTGGATGCCATCCGGGAGATCTTAGTAGATGAAAAGGACTTCCAGCCATCCCCAGACCTTATCCCACCTGGTCCAGATGTTCAGCAGCAGCGGCATCTGTTTGAGACCCGAGCGCTGGACACTCTGAAGGGGGATGAGGAGGCTGGAGCAGAGGCCCCACCCAAAGAGGAAGTGGTCCCTGGTGATGTCCGCTCCACCCTGTGGCTATTTGAAACAAAGCCCCTGGATGCTTTCAGAGACAAGGTCCAAGTGGGTCACCTACAGCGAGTGGATCCCCAGGACGGTGAGGGGCATCTATCCAGTGACAACTCCTCAGCACTGCCCTTCTCTCAGAGTGCCCCCCAGAGGGATGGGCTAAAGGGGGACGTGAAGACTTTTAAGAACCTTTTTGAGACCCTTCCCTTGGACAGCATTGGACAGGGTGAGGTTCTGGCCCATGGGAGTCCAAGCAGAGAAGAAGGAACTGATTCTGCTGGGCAGACCCAGGGCATAGGGTCCCCAGTGTATGCCATGCAGGACAGCAAGGGCCGCCTCCATGCCCTGACCTCTGTTAGCAGAGAGCAGATAGTCGGAGGTGATGTCCAAGGCTACAGGTGGATGTTTGAGACACAGCCCCTAGCCCAGCTCGGCCGAAGCCCCAGTACCATCGACGTGGTGCGGGGCATCACCCGGCAGGAAGTGGTGGCTGGGGATGTTGGCACTGCTCGGTGGCTTTTTGAGACCCAGCCCCTGGAGATGATCCACCAACGGGAGCAGCAGGAACGACAGAAAGAAGAGGGGAAGAATCAGGGAGACCCCCAGCCTGCGGCACCCTCCAAAGGCGATGTGCAGACCATCCGGTGGTTGTTCGAGACTTGCCCAATGAGTGAGTTGGCCGAAAAGCAGGGGTCAGAGGTCACAGATCCCACAGCCAAGGCTGAGGCACAGTCCTGCACCTGGATGTTCAAGCCCCAACCCGTGGACAGGCCAGTGGGCTCCAGGGAGCAGCACCTGCAGGTTAGCCAGGTCCCGGCTggggaaagacagacagacagacatgtcTTTGAGACCGAGCCTCTTCAGGCCTCAGGTCGTCCCTGCGGAAGAGGGCCTGTGAGATACTGCAGCCGTGTGGAGATCCCTTCAGGGCAGGTGTCTCGTCAGAAGGAGGTTTTCCAGGCCCTGGAGGCAGGCAAGAAGGAAGAACAGCAGTCCCGGGTAATCGCTGGGTCCATCCCTGCGGGTTCTGTCCACAAGTTCACTTGGCTTTTTGAGAACTGCCCCATGGGCTCCCTGGCAGCTGAGAGCATCCGAGGGGGCAACCTCCTGGAAGAGCAGCCCATGAGCCCCTCAGGCAACAGGATGCAAGAGAGCCAGGAGACTGCAGCTGAGGGGACCCTGCGGACTCTGCATGCCACACCTGGCATCCTGCACCATGGAGGCATCCTCATGGAGGCCCGAGGGCCAGGGGAGCTCTGTCTTGCCAAGTATGTGCTCTCGGGCACAGGGCAGGGACTCCCCTATATACGAAAGGAGGAGCTGGTGTCAGGTGAACTTCCCAGGATCATCCGCCAAGTCCTGCGCCGGCCAGATGTGGACCAGCAGGGGCTGCTGGTGCAGGAAGACCCAACTGGCCAGCTACAACTCAAGCCGCTGAGGCTGCCAACTCCAGGCAGCAGTGGGAGTATTGAAGACATGGACCCCGAGCTCCAGCAGCTGCTGGCTTGTGGTCTCAGGGCCTCGGTGGCAAGAACTGGGCTGGTGATGCAGGAGACAGAGCAGGGCCTGGTCGCACTGACTGCCTATTCTCTGCAGCCTCGGCTAACTAGCAAGGCCTCCGAGAGGAGCAGCGTGCAGCTGTTGGCCAGCTGCATAGACAAAGGAGACCTGAGTGGCCTGCACAGTCTGCGGTGGGAGCCCCCGGCTGACCCGAGTCCAGTGCCAGCCAGCGAGGGGGGCCAGAGCCTGCCCCCAGCTGAGAGCATCATCCATGTTCCCCCACTGGACCCCAGCATGGGGATGGGGCATCTGAGAGCCTCAGGGCAAGCTATCCCTTGCCCTCCTCAGTCCATTGGAAAGGCAGTCCCTCTGGCTGGGGAAGCTGCAGCACCAGCCCAGTtgcaaaacacagaaaagcaggAAGACAGTCACTCTGGACAGAAAGGGGTGGCAGTCTTGGGAAAGTCAGAAGGAGCCACTACTACCTCTCCGGGGCCTGGGGCCCCAGACCTCCTGGCCGCCATGCAGAGTCTGCGTATGGCAACAGCTGAAGCCCAGAGCCTGCACCAGCAAGTTCTGAATAAGCACAAGCAGGGCCCCACCCCCGCAGCCACTTCCAACCCCATCCAGGATGGTCTTCGGAAAGCTGGGGCTACCCAAAGCAACATCAGGCCTGGGGGTGGAATTGATCCCCGGATCCCAGCAGCCCCCAGAAAG CTGCTGTGA
- the XIRP1 gene encoding xin actin-binding repeat-containing protein 1 isoform X3, with translation MPPKKKPQLPPKPAHLTQSHPPQRLPKPLPVSPSFSSEVGQREHQRGETDAAIPQPVKVPTTVGQGHIPLARCPSGHSQPSPQHGFSTTAPRPTNNQATGSNAQSSEPPELNALNRDPTSLQWGPSTSGEQPMEGSHQRAPESPESLQRNQKELQGLLNQVQALEKEAASSVDVQALRRLFEAVPQLGRAAPQAPAAHQKPEASVEQAFGELTRVSTEVARLKEQTLARLLDIEEAVHKALSSMSSLQPEASASGHFQGPPKDHSAHKIRVTVSSSARPSGSGQEVGGQTAVENQTKAGCHTEAQSQVKIRNHTEARGHAASTAPSTRRQETSREDLCLPRVLPSSRDSPSSPTFISIQSATRKPLETSSFKGNPDISVKSTQAAQDIGQALLHQKGVQDKAGKKDITQCSVQPEPAPPSASPLPRGRQKSVLELQTGPGSSQHYGAMRTVTEQYEEVDQFGNTVLMSSTTVTEQAEPPRSPGSHLGLHASPLLRQFLHSPAGFSSDLTEAEMVQVSCSYSQPATQ, from the coding sequence ATGCCCCCAAAGAAGAAGCCGCAGCTGCCCCCTAAACCTGCACACCTAACCCAGAGCCACCCTCCTCAGAGGCTGCCCAAGCCCTTGCCTGTATCTCCCAGCTTTTCCTCAGAGGTGGGGCAAAGGGAACACCAACGAGGTGAGACAGATGCAGCCATCCCTCAGCCAGTCAAGGTTCCCACCACTGTAGGCCAGGGCCACATACCTCTGGCCAGATGCCCCAGTGGACATAGCCAGCCCAGTCCCCAACATGGCTTCAGCACCACGGCACCCAGGCCCACCAACAATCAGGCTACAGGCAGCAATGCCCAGAGCTCTGAGCCCCCCGAGCTCAATGCCCTCAACCGTGATCCCACCTCACTGCAGTGGGGCCCCAGTACCTCAGGAGAGCAGCCCATGGAAGGTTCCCACCAAAGGGCCCCTGAGAGCCCTGAGAGTCTGCAAAGAAACCAGAAAGAGCTCCAGGGCCTCCTGAACCAGGTGCAAGCCCTTGAGAAGGAGGCCGCAAGCAGTGTGGATGTGCAGGCCCTGCGGAGGCTGTTTGAGGCTGTGCCCCAGCTGGGAAGGGCTGCTCCTCAGGCTCCTGCTGCCCACCAAAAACCTGAGGCCTCAGTGGAGCAGGCATTTGGGGAACTGACACGGGTCAGCACGGAGGTCGCTCGACTGAAGGAACAGACCTTGGCAAGGCTGCTGGACATTGAAGAGGCTGTGCACAAGGCACTCAGCTCCATGTCTAGCCTCCAGCCTGAGGCCAGCGCCAGCGGCCACTTCCAGGGACCTCCAAAAGACCACAGTGCCCACAAGATCAGAGTCACAGTCAGCAGTagtgccaggcccagtggctcaggcCAGGAGGTCGGGGGTCAAACTGCAGTCGAGAACCAAACCAAGGCTGGATGccacactgaggcccagagtcaAGTCAAGATCAGAAATCACACAGAGGCCAGAGGTCACGCAGCCTCAACTGCCCCTTCCACCAGGAGGCAGGAGACATCAAGAGAAGATTTGTGCCTCCCTCGGGTCTTACCTTCCAGTCGAGATTCGCCCTCCTCCCCAACATTTATCTCCATCCAGTCAGCCACAAGGAAGCCTCTAGAGACTTCTAGCTTTAAGGGTAACCCTGATATCTCAGTGAAAAGCACACAAGCGGCTCAGGACATAGGCCAGGCCCTGCTCCACCAGAAAGGTGTCCAAGACAAGGCTGGGAAGAAGGACATCACCCAGTGCTCTGTGCAACCTGAGCCTGCCCCTCCCTCAGCAAGTCCCCTGCCCAGAGGGCGGCAAAAGAGTGTTCTGGAGCTACAGACTGGGCCAGGGAGCTCACAGCACTATGGAGCCATGAGAACCGTGACTGAGCAGTATGAGGAGGTGGACCAGTTTGGGAACACAGTCCTCATGTCTTCCACCACAGTCACCGAGCAGGCAGAGCCACCCAGGAGCCCAGGCTCCCACCTCGGGCTCCACGCCTCCCCCTTGCTGAGGCAGTTCCTGCACAGCCCAGCTGGGTTCAGCAGTGACCTGACAGAAGCTGAGATGGTGCAGGTGTCCTGCAGCTACTCCCAGCCAGCTACCCAGTGA
- the XIRP1 gene encoding xin actin-binding repeat-containing protein 1 isoform X1 — protein sequence MADAQTQVAPTPTMRMATAEDLPLPPPPALDDLPLPPPKESFSKFHQQRQASELRRLYRHIHPELRKNLAEAVAEDLAEVLGSEEPTEGDVQCMRWIFENWRLDAIGDHERPAAKEPVPGGDVQATSRKFEEGSFANSTDQEPTRPQPSGGDVRAARWLFETKPLDELTGQAKELEATVREPAASGDVQGTRMLFETRPLDRLGSRPSLQEQSPLELRSEIQELKGDVKKTVKLFQTEPLCAIQDAEGAIHEVKAACREEIQSNAVRSARWLFETRPLDAINQDPSQVRVIRGISLEEGSRPDVSATRWIFETQPLDAIREILVDEKDFQPSPDLIPPGPDVQQQRHLFETRALDTLKGDEEAGAEAPPKEEVVPGDVRSTLWLFETKPLDAFRDKVQVGHLQRVDPQDGEGHLSSDNSSALPFSQSAPQRDGLKGDVKTFKNLFETLPLDSIGQGEVLAHGSPSREEGTDSAGQTQGIGSPVYAMQDSKGRLHALTSVSREQIVGGDVQGYRWMFETQPLAQLGRSPSTIDVVRGITRQEVVAGDVGTARWLFETQPLEMIHQREQQERQKEEGKNQGDPQPAAPSKGDVQTIRWLFETCPMSELAEKQGSEVTDPTAKAEAQSCTWMFKPQPVDRPVGSREQHLQVSQVPAGERQTDRHVFETEPLQASGRPCGRGPVRYCSRVEIPSGQVSRQKEVFQALEAGKKEEQQSRVIAGSIPAGSVHKFTWLFENCPMGSLAAESIRGGNLLEEQPMSPSGNRMQESQETAAEGTLRTLHATPGILHHGGILMEARGPGELCLAKYVLSGTGQGLPYIRKEELVSGELPRIIRQVLRRPDVDQQGLLVQEDPTGQLQLKPLRLPTPGSSGSIEDMDPELQQLLACGLRASVARTGLVMQETEQGLVALTAYSLQPRLTSKASERSSVQLLASCIDKGDLSGLHSLRWEPPADPSPVPASEGGQSLPPAESIIHVPPLDPSMGMGHLRASGQAIPCPPQSIGKAVPLAGEAAAPAQLQNTEKQEDSHSGQKGVAVLGKSEGATTTSPGPGAPDLLAAMQSLRMATAEAQSLHQQVLNKHKQGPTPAATSNPIQDGLRKAGATQSNIRPGGGIDPRIPAAPRKVSGEEQALPRGLPGGWVTIQDGIYTAHPVRTFDPPGGVQPSEREPQSRHRETALSVQAPRPLQGGPGQSTGPGREEPGGRAQMAWGPPGKLMAEVCPGDLQAAETTLKTAPLGSHNLASGPQAAGASPHPHNAFVPPPPTLPAAVTGPDFPAGARRDEDSIQQASEPLKDPLLHPHSSPAGQKTPGGSQTKTSKLEPTMPPKKKPQLPPKPAHLTQSHPPQRLPKPLPVSPSFSSEVGQREHQRGETDAAIPQPVKVPTTVGQGHIPLARCPSGHSQPSPQHGFSTTAPRPTNNQATGSNAQSSEPPELNALNRDPTSLQWGPSTSGEQPMEGSHQRAPESPESLQRNQKELQGLLNQVQALEKEAASSVDVQALRRLFEAVPQLGRAAPQAPAAHQKPEASVEQAFGELTRVSTEVARLKEQTLARLLDIEEAVHKALSSMSSLQPEASASGHFQGPPKDHSAHKIRVTVSSSARPSGSGQEVGGQTAVENQTKAGCHTEAQSQVKIRNHTEARGHAASTAPSTRRQETSREDLCLPRVLPSSRDSPSSPTFISIQSATRKPLETSSFKGNPDISVKSTQAAQDIGQALLHQKGVQDKAGKKDITQCSVQPEPAPPSASPLPRGRQKSVLELQTGPGSSQHYGAMRTVTEQYEEVDQFGNTVLMSSTTVTEQAEPPRSPGSHLGLHASPLLRQFLHSPAGFSSDLTEAEMVQVSCSYSQPATQ from the coding sequence ATGGCCGACGCCCAGACACAGGTGGCCCCCACACCAACCATGAGGATGGCAACTGCAGAGGacctgcccctccctccacccccagccctggatgacctgccactgccaccacccaAGGAGTCCTTCTCCAAGTTCCACCAGCAGCGGCAAGCTAGTGAACTCCGCCGCCTCTACAGGCACATCCACCCTGAGCTCCGCAAGAATCTGGCCGAGGCTGTGGCCGAGGATCTGGCCGAGGTCCTGGGCTCTGAGGAACCCACTGAGGGTGACGTTCAGTGCATGCGATGGATCTTTGAGAACTGGCGACTGGATGCCATTGGAGATCACGAGAGGCCAGCTGCCAAGGAGCCTGTGCCGGGTGGTGACGTCCAGGCCACCTCCCGCAAGTTTGAGGAAGGCTCCTTTGCCAACAGCACAGACCAGGAGCCAACCAGGCCCCAGCCAAGTGGAGGGGACGTTCGTGCAGCCCGCTGGCTATTTGAGACAAAGCCACTGGATGAGCTGACAGGGCAGGCCAAGGAACTGGAGGCCACTGTGAGGGAACCTGCAGCCAGCGGAGATGTGCAGGGTACCAGGATGCTCTTTGAGACACGGCCGCTGGACCGCCTGGGCTCCCGCCCCTCCCTGCAGGAGCAGAGCCCCTTGGAACTGCGCTCAGAGATCCAGGAGCTGAAGGGTGATGTGAAAAAGACAGTGAAGCTCTTCCAAACGGAGCCCCTGTGTGCCATCCAGGATGCAGAGGGTGCCATCCATGAGGTCAAGGCCGCATGCCGGGAGGAGATCCAAAGCAACGCGGTGAGGTCTGCCCGCTGGCTCTTTGAGACCCGGCCTCTGGACGCCATCAACCAGGACCCCAGCCAGGTGCGGGTGATCCGGGGGATTTCCCTGGAGGAGGGGTCCCGGCCCGATGTCAGTGCAACTCGCTGGATCTTTGAGACACAGCCCCTGGATGCCATCCGGGAGATCTTAGTAGATGAAAAGGACTTCCAGCCATCCCCAGACCTTATCCCACCTGGTCCAGATGTTCAGCAGCAGCGGCATCTGTTTGAGACCCGAGCGCTGGACACTCTGAAGGGGGATGAGGAGGCTGGAGCAGAGGCCCCACCCAAAGAGGAAGTGGTCCCTGGTGATGTCCGCTCCACCCTGTGGCTATTTGAAACAAAGCCCCTGGATGCTTTCAGAGACAAGGTCCAAGTGGGTCACCTACAGCGAGTGGATCCCCAGGACGGTGAGGGGCATCTATCCAGTGACAACTCCTCAGCACTGCCCTTCTCTCAGAGTGCCCCCCAGAGGGATGGGCTAAAGGGGGACGTGAAGACTTTTAAGAACCTTTTTGAGACCCTTCCCTTGGACAGCATTGGACAGGGTGAGGTTCTGGCCCATGGGAGTCCAAGCAGAGAAGAAGGAACTGATTCTGCTGGGCAGACCCAGGGCATAGGGTCCCCAGTGTATGCCATGCAGGACAGCAAGGGCCGCCTCCATGCCCTGACCTCTGTTAGCAGAGAGCAGATAGTCGGAGGTGATGTCCAAGGCTACAGGTGGATGTTTGAGACACAGCCCCTAGCCCAGCTCGGCCGAAGCCCCAGTACCATCGACGTGGTGCGGGGCATCACCCGGCAGGAAGTGGTGGCTGGGGATGTTGGCACTGCTCGGTGGCTTTTTGAGACCCAGCCCCTGGAGATGATCCACCAACGGGAGCAGCAGGAACGACAGAAAGAAGAGGGGAAGAATCAGGGAGACCCCCAGCCTGCGGCACCCTCCAAAGGCGATGTGCAGACCATCCGGTGGTTGTTCGAGACTTGCCCAATGAGTGAGTTGGCCGAAAAGCAGGGGTCAGAGGTCACAGATCCCACAGCCAAGGCTGAGGCACAGTCCTGCACCTGGATGTTCAAGCCCCAACCCGTGGACAGGCCAGTGGGCTCCAGGGAGCAGCACCTGCAGGTTAGCCAGGTCCCGGCTggggaaagacagacagacagacatgtcTTTGAGACCGAGCCTCTTCAGGCCTCAGGTCGTCCCTGCGGAAGAGGGCCTGTGAGATACTGCAGCCGTGTGGAGATCCCTTCAGGGCAGGTGTCTCGTCAGAAGGAGGTTTTCCAGGCCCTGGAGGCAGGCAAGAAGGAAGAACAGCAGTCCCGGGTAATCGCTGGGTCCATCCCTGCGGGTTCTGTCCACAAGTTCACTTGGCTTTTTGAGAACTGCCCCATGGGCTCCCTGGCAGCTGAGAGCATCCGAGGGGGCAACCTCCTGGAAGAGCAGCCCATGAGCCCCTCAGGCAACAGGATGCAAGAGAGCCAGGAGACTGCAGCTGAGGGGACCCTGCGGACTCTGCATGCCACACCTGGCATCCTGCACCATGGAGGCATCCTCATGGAGGCCCGAGGGCCAGGGGAGCTCTGTCTTGCCAAGTATGTGCTCTCGGGCACAGGGCAGGGACTCCCCTATATACGAAAGGAGGAGCTGGTGTCAGGTGAACTTCCCAGGATCATCCGCCAAGTCCTGCGCCGGCCAGATGTGGACCAGCAGGGGCTGCTGGTGCAGGAAGACCCAACTGGCCAGCTACAACTCAAGCCGCTGAGGCTGCCAACTCCAGGCAGCAGTGGGAGTATTGAAGACATGGACCCCGAGCTCCAGCAGCTGCTGGCTTGTGGTCTCAGGGCCTCGGTGGCAAGAACTGGGCTGGTGATGCAGGAGACAGAGCAGGGCCTGGTCGCACTGACTGCCTATTCTCTGCAGCCTCGGCTAACTAGCAAGGCCTCCGAGAGGAGCAGCGTGCAGCTGTTGGCCAGCTGCATAGACAAAGGAGACCTGAGTGGCCTGCACAGTCTGCGGTGGGAGCCCCCGGCTGACCCGAGTCCAGTGCCAGCCAGCGAGGGGGGCCAGAGCCTGCCCCCAGCTGAGAGCATCATCCATGTTCCCCCACTGGACCCCAGCATGGGGATGGGGCATCTGAGAGCCTCAGGGCAAGCTATCCCTTGCCCTCCTCAGTCCATTGGAAAGGCAGTCCCTCTGGCTGGGGAAGCTGCAGCACCAGCCCAGTtgcaaaacacagaaaagcaggAAGACAGTCACTCTGGACAGAAAGGGGTGGCAGTCTTGGGAAAGTCAGAAGGAGCCACTACTACCTCTCCGGGGCCTGGGGCCCCAGACCTCCTGGCCGCCATGCAGAGTCTGCGTATGGCAACAGCTGAAGCCCAGAGCCTGCACCAGCAAGTTCTGAATAAGCACAAGCAGGGCCCCACCCCCGCAGCCACTTCCAACCCCATCCAGGATGGTCTTCGGAAAGCTGGGGCTACCCAAAGCAACATCAGGCCTGGGGGTGGAATTGATCCCCGGATCCCAGCAGCCCCCAGAAAGGTCAGTGGGGAAGAGCAAGCACTACCCAGAGGGCTGCCTGGGGGGTGGGTGACAATTCAGGACGGCATCTACACCGCTCATCCCGTGAGGACCTTTGACCCACCAGGGGGTGTCCAGCCTTCTGAGAGGGAACCCCAGTCAAGGCACAGGGAGACTGCCCTCTCAGTCCAGGCTCCCCGCCCACTCCAGGGAGGCCCAGGTCAGAGTACTGGGCCAGGGCGGGAGGAGCCTGGGGGCCGCGCACAGATGGCCTGGGGGCCTCCAGGGAAGTTGATGGCAGAAGTCTGCCCAGGGGACCTCCAAGCTGCAGAGACCACCCTGAAGACTGCCCCTCTAGGCAGCCACAATCTGGCCTCTGGGCCCCAAGCCGCAGGTGCCAGCCCGCACCCCCATAATGCctttgttcctcctcctcctactctccCAGCTGCTGTGACAGGACCTGACTTTCCAGCCGGAGCCCGCCGTGACGAGGACTCCATCCAGCAGGCCTCTGAGCCCCTGAAGGACCCCCTTCTTCACCCCCACAGCAGCCCTGCTGGCCAGAAAACCCCTGGAGGGTCACAGACAAAGACCTCAAAACTGGAGCCCACCATGCCCCCAAAGAAGAAGCCGCAGCTGCCCCCTAAACCTGCACACCTAACCCAGAGCCACCCTCCTCAGAGGCTGCCCAAGCCCTTGCCTGTATCTCCCAGCTTTTCCTCAGAGGTGGGGCAAAGGGAACACCAACGAGGTGAGACAGATGCAGCCATCCCTCAGCCAGTCAAGGTTCCCACCACTGTAGGCCAGGGCCACATACCTCTGGCCAGATGCCCCAGTGGACATAGCCAGCCCAGTCCCCAACATGGCTTCAGCACCACGGCACCCAGGCCCACCAACAATCAGGCTACAGGCAGCAATGCCCAGAGCTCTGAGCCCCCCGAGCTCAATGCCCTCAACCGTGATCCCACCTCACTGCAGTGGGGCCCCAGTACCTCAGGAGAGCAGCCCATGGAAGGTTCCCACCAAAGGGCCCCTGAGAGCCCTGAGAGTCTGCAAAGAAACCAGAAAGAGCTCCAGGGCCTCCTGAACCAGGTGCAAGCCCTTGAGAAGGAGGCCGCAAGCAGTGTGGATGTGCAGGCCCTGCGGAGGCTGTTTGAGGCTGTGCCCCAGCTGGGAAGGGCTGCTCCTCAGGCTCCTGCTGCCCACCAAAAACCTGAGGCCTCAGTGGAGCAGGCATTTGGGGAACTGACACGGGTCAGCACGGAGGTCGCTCGACTGAAGGAACAGACCTTGGCAAGGCTGCTGGACATTGAAGAGGCTGTGCACAAGGCACTCAGCTCCATGTCTAGCCTCCAGCCTGAGGCCAGCGCCAGCGGCCACTTCCAGGGACCTCCAAAAGACCACAGTGCCCACAAGATCAGAGTCACAGTCAGCAGTagtgccaggcccagtggctcaggcCAGGAGGTCGGGGGTCAAACTGCAGTCGAGAACCAAACCAAGGCTGGATGccacactgaggcccagagtcaAGTCAAGATCAGAAATCACACAGAGGCCAGAGGTCACGCAGCCTCAACTGCCCCTTCCACCAGGAGGCAGGAGACATCAAGAGAAGATTTGTGCCTCCCTCGGGTCTTACCTTCCAGTCGAGATTCGCCCTCCTCCCCAACATTTATCTCCATCCAGTCAGCCACAAGGAAGCCTCTAGAGACTTCTAGCTTTAAGGGTAACCCTGATATCTCAGTGAAAAGCACACAAGCGGCTCAGGACATAGGCCAGGCCCTGCTCCACCAGAAAGGTGTCCAAGACAAGGCTGGGAAGAAGGACATCACCCAGTGCTCTGTGCAACCTGAGCCTGCCCCTCCCTCAGCAAGTCCCCTGCCCAGAGGGCGGCAAAAGAGTGTTCTGGAGCTACAGACTGGGCCAGGGAGCTCACAGCACTATGGAGCCATGAGAACCGTGACTGAGCAGTATGAGGAGGTGGACCAGTTTGGGAACACAGTCCTCATGTCTTCCACCACAGTCACCGAGCAGGCAGAGCCACCCAGGAGCCCAGGCTCCCACCTCGGGCTCCACGCCTCCCCCTTGCTGAGGCAGTTCCTGCACAGCCCAGCTGGGTTCAGCAGTGACCTGACAGAAGCTGAGATGGTGCAGGTGTCCTGCAGCTACTCCCAGCCAGCTACCCAGTGA